In Populus alba chromosome 1, ASM523922v2, whole genome shotgun sequence, a single window of DNA contains:
- the LOC118033776 gene encoding uncharacterized protein isoform X1, which yields MDDSRGRLNIVPDHFQVSTSSEDTPQNITSSIQQPRIDNSSSSNSHFWSGRKLRSAAFMLNLFNLQRLSWGSSANDQEKVELPVRELESLRSELAYLEERESYLKAQLEHVDEVLRSARFSGYLYIRTRWTALPGEPPPLDDADVDDWLPRFVVLNGPCIFFYLLSTDFSPQDSTLLADIVEVGSLPSFTREHDETWYSAYILTRQGLRYECSSVSEVQVDSWLKVLQTDIKLVSETKVPSWFQ from the exons ATGGATGATAGTCGTGGGAGGTTGAATATAGTCCCTGATCACTTTCAAGTATCAACTTCTAGTGAGGACACTCCTCAAAACATAACTTCATCTATCCAACAGCCCAGAATTGATAATTCATCCAG CTCAAATAGTCATTTCTGGTCTGGAAGAAAACTAAGAAGTGCTGCATTCATGCTGAATTTGTTTAACCTACAGAGGCTGTCATGGGGTTCTAGCGCCAATGATCAGGAAAAG GTTGAGTTACCTGTCAGAGAGTTAGAATCACTTCGATCAGAACTTGCATATTTAGAAGAGAGGGAATCTTACTTGAAAGCTCA GTTGGAacatgttgatgaagttctgcgCTCTGCTCGGTTCTCTGGTTATTTGTACATCCGAACT AGATGGACAGCTCTACCTGGGGAGCCGCCGCCACTTGATGATGCTGATGTGGATGATTGGCTTCCTCGCTTTGTTGTGCTTAATGGACCATGcatcttcttctatttgttGTCCACAG ATTTCAGTCCTCAAGATTCCACTCTACTTGCTGATATTGTTGAAGTAGGTTCTCTGCCAAGCTTTACACGGGAGCATGACGAGACATGGTATTCCGCATATATCTTAACTCGTCAAGGTCTGAGATATGAGTGCTCAAGTGTTTCCGAAGTACAG GTCGATTCATGGCTAAAGGTATTGCAAACTGACATCAAGTTGGTTTCTGAGACAAAAGTTCCCTCATGGTTCCAGTGA
- the LOC118033776 gene encoding uncharacterized protein isoform X2: MDDSRGRLNIVPDHFQVSTSSEDTPQNITSSIQQPRIDNSSSSNSHFWSGRKLRSAAFMLNLFNLQRLSWGSSANDQEKVELPVRELESLRSELAYLEERESYLKAQLEHVDEVLRSARFSGYLYIRTRWTALPGEPPPLDDADVDDWLPRFVVLNGPCIFFYLLSTGDILRPGILCSIEILKFPVFTCSIVLVMPLPLFYLFGFQIPFKFAI, encoded by the exons ATGGATGATAGTCGTGGGAGGTTGAATATAGTCCCTGATCACTTTCAAGTATCAACTTCTAGTGAGGACACTCCTCAAAACATAACTTCATCTATCCAACAGCCCAGAATTGATAATTCATCCAG CTCAAATAGTCATTTCTGGTCTGGAAGAAAACTAAGAAGTGCTGCATTCATGCTGAATTTGTTTAACCTACAGAGGCTGTCATGGGGTTCTAGCGCCAATGATCAGGAAAAG GTTGAGTTACCTGTCAGAGAGTTAGAATCACTTCGATCAGAACTTGCATATTTAGAAGAGAGGGAATCTTACTTGAAAGCTCA GTTGGAacatgttgatgaagttctgcgCTCTGCTCGGTTCTCTGGTTATTTGTACATCCGAACT AGATGGACAGCTCTACCTGGGGAGCCGCCGCCACTTGATGATGCTGATGTGGATGATTGGCTTCCTCGCTTTGTTGTGCTTAATGGACCATGcatcttcttctatttgttGTCCACAG GAGACATCCTTCGTCCAGGAATATTATGCTCTATAGAAATTTTGAAGTTCCCAGTTTTTACCTGCTCCATTGTGTTGGTGATGCCACTgccacttttttatttatttggatttcAAATCCCGTTTAAGTTTGCAATCTGA